A genomic stretch from Vibrio coralliilyticus includes:
- a CDS encoding DUF4212 domain-containing protein, protein MAFESQERAKAYWDKNVKLMISLMVIWFVVSFGCGILFVDVLNQFQIGGYKLGFWFAQQGSIYTFLGIIFYYAWKMRQIDREFNVDE, encoded by the coding sequence ATGGCGTTTGAAAGTCAGGAACGAGCCAAAGCCTACTGGGACAAAAACGTAAAACTGATGATCAGCTTGATGGTGATCTGGTTTGTCGTTTCTTTTGGCTGCGGCATTTTATTTGTCGACGTACTTAACCAATTTCAGATAGGTGGCTACAAACTGGGCTTCTGGTTTGCACAACAAGGTTCCATCTATACCTTTTTAGGCATTATTTTCTACTATGCGTGGAAAATGCGCCAAATCGATCGCGAATTTAATGTGGACGAGTAA
- a CDS encoding sodium:solute symporter family protein yields MDLKTITYLVVGATFVLYIGIAIWARAGSTKEFYVAGGGVNPIANGMATAADWMSAASFISMAGLIAFMGYGGSVFLMGWTGGYVLLALLLAPYLRKFGKFTVPEFVGERFYSNAARIVAVVCLIIASVTYVIGQMKGVGVAFGRFLEVDYSTGLLIGMCIVFMYAVMGGMKGITYTQIAQYCVLILAYTIPAIFISLQLTGNPIPQMGLGSTMAGTDVYLLDRLDQVVTELGFSEYTTQVRGDTLNMFVYTMSLMIGTAGLPHVIIRFFTVPKVRDARTSAGWALVFIAILYTTAPAVSAMARLNLMDTVNPAPGQNLAYDERPDWFKNWEKTGLLGFDDKNGDGNIQYTSNAETNELKVDRDIMVLANPEIAKLPNWVIALVAAGGLAAALSTAAGLLLAISSAISHDLIKGVINPNISEKKELLASRISMAVAIAVAGYLGLNPPGFAAGTVALAFGLAASSIFPALMMGIFSKNINKEGAIAGMIAGITITLFYVFQHKGILFIADWKYLESWGSNWFLGIEPNAFGAIGALFNFLVAFAVSKVTAETPQEVKDLVEHVRVPAGAGDAVDH; encoded by the coding sequence ATGGATTTGAAAACAATCACTTACCTCGTTGTCGGTGCCACTTTTGTCCTTTATATCGGTATCGCTATTTGGGCACGTGCGGGGTCAACCAAAGAGTTCTATGTCGCGGGTGGTGGGGTTAACCCGATTGCCAACGGCATGGCAACCGCTGCGGACTGGATGTCAGCAGCTTCCTTCATTTCAATGGCAGGCCTTATCGCCTTCATGGGTTACGGTGGTTCCGTATTCCTGATGGGCTGGACAGGCGGCTATGTACTACTCGCTTTGCTTTTAGCACCTTACCTACGTAAATTTGGCAAGTTCACAGTACCTGAGTTCGTTGGTGAGCGTTTCTACTCCAATGCGGCACGTATTGTTGCGGTTGTGTGTCTGATTATCGCGTCAGTGACTTACGTAATCGGTCAGATGAAAGGGGTGGGTGTTGCCTTCGGTCGATTCCTTGAAGTAGATTACTCAACAGGTCTACTGATCGGTATGTGTATTGTATTCATGTACGCGGTAATGGGCGGCATGAAAGGCATTACCTACACGCAGATTGCTCAGTACTGTGTACTTATTCTGGCGTACACCATTCCTGCTATCTTTATCTCGCTACAGCTAACAGGAAACCCAATTCCACAAATGGGCCTAGGTAGTACCATGGCTGGAACGGACGTCTATCTGCTCGATCGGCTTGATCAGGTGGTGACTGAGCTCGGATTTAGCGAGTACACGACTCAGGTGCGCGGCGATACCTTGAACATGTTTGTTTACACCATGTCTCTGATGATTGGTACTGCGGGTCTACCGCACGTTATCATCCGTTTCTTCACAGTACCGAAAGTACGTGATGCACGCACTTCAGCAGGCTGGGCGCTCGTCTTTATCGCGATTCTGTACACCACTGCACCTGCGGTATCTGCAATGGCACGTCTAAACCTAATGGATACAGTTAACCCAGCTCCAGGTCAGAACCTTGCTTACGATGAGCGCCCTGACTGGTTCAAAAACTGGGAAAAAACTGGCCTACTTGGCTTTGATGACAAGAACGGCGATGGCAACATCCAGTACACCTCAAATGCGGAAACCAACGAGCTGAAAGTCGACCGTGACATCATGGTTCTGGCGAACCCAGAAATAGCCAAGCTACCTAACTGGGTTATTGCACTGGTTGCTGCGGGTGGTTTAGCCGCCGCTCTGTCTACCGCAGCAGGTCTGCTACTCGCGATATCGTCAGCAATATCTCATGACTTAATCAAAGGTGTGATAAATCCGAACATCTCTGAGAAGAAAGAGTTACTGGCCAGTCGGATATCCATGGCAGTCGCGATTGCTGTCGCCGGTTATCTGGGGCTCAATCCGCCTGGCTTTGCCGCAGGTACGGTGGCACTGGCCTTCGGTCTGGCCGCCTCGTCCATCTTCCCTGCCTTGATGATGGGTATTTTCAGTAAGAACATCAACAAGGAAGGCGCGATTGCCGGCATGATTGCAGGTATCACGATCACTCTATTCTACGTATTCCAACACAAAGGCATCCTGTTCATCGCTGACTGGAAATACCTAGAAAGCTGGGGCAGCAACTGGTTCCTAGGTATCGAACCGAATGCCTTCGGTGCTATCGGTGCGCTATTCAACTTCCTAGTGGCATTCGCAGTATCGAAAGTCACGGCAGAAACACCACAAGAAGTGAAAGATTTGGTCGAACACGTTCGTGTTCCAGCAGGCGCTGGAGATGCGGTAGATCACTAA
- a CDS encoding DUF805 domain-containing protein, with protein sequence MSMKELLLSFQGRVGRKTYWIWNIIYYVLIVGFAAGVNALLPSMAHLLLPLFLIVVLLPDLAITAKRWHDRGKSSWWLLLNVPLIIGRMTVPAGDPAQMTQPTTLQAVSSLAALVCGVWILVECGFLKGNQGNNQYGVEPK encoded by the coding sequence ATGTCAATGAAAGAGTTGCTGCTTTCGTTTCAAGGTCGAGTAGGGCGCAAAACCTACTGGATATGGAATATCATATATTACGTGTTAATTGTTGGCTTTGCTGCCGGAGTGAATGCGTTGTTGCCAAGTATGGCGCATTTGCTGTTGCCGTTATTTTTGATTGTAGTCTTGCTCCCAGATCTCGCTATTACTGCCAAACGCTGGCATGACAGAGGCAAATCCAGTTGGTGGTTATTACTGAATGTGCCATTAATCATTGGCCGCATGACAGTCCCAGCAGGAGACCCGGCTCAGATGACGCAACCAACCACATTACAAGCCGTGAGTTCTTTAGCGGCCTTAGTGTGTGGTGTTTGGATTCTTGTGGAGTGCGGTTTCCTCAAGGGAAACCAAGGCAATAACCAGTATGGTGTAGAGCCTAAATAG
- a CDS encoding 5-carboxymethyl-2-hydroxymuconate Delta-isomerase has product MPNLVMEYSNSVDERVNVQGLLEDLHQVALHSGLFDASSVKSRALRCHHWLVGEAGDNVDFIHISFDLLGGRTAEQKRELSRQLMGVLQDQASHVHSLTVNIRDMDKECFQKVVN; this is encoded by the coding sequence ATGCCAAATCTAGTGATGGAATACTCTAACTCTGTTGATGAACGAGTTAACGTACAGGGATTATTGGAAGATCTACATCAGGTCGCCCTTCACAGTGGGTTGTTCGATGCCTCTTCGGTGAAGTCTCGAGCTTTGCGATGTCATCATTGGCTAGTGGGAGAGGCTGGTGATAATGTCGACTTCATACATATCAGCTTTGATTTACTTGGTGGACGAACGGCGGAGCAAAAGCGTGAGCTATCACGTCAGCTGATGGGAGTTCTGCAAGATCAAGCAAGCCATGTGCATAGTTTGACAGTCAATATCCGGGATATGGATAAAGAATGTTTTCAAAAAGTGGTCAATTAA
- the tpiA gene encoding triose-phosphate isomerase, which translates to MRRPVVMGNWKLNGSKAMVKELLTGLNAELEGVEGVDVAVAPPALYIDLAERVIAEGGNKIILGAQNTDLNNSGAFTGDMSPEMLKDFGASHIIIGHSERREYHNESDEFIAKKFAFLKENGLKPVFCIGESEAQNEAGETEAVCARQINAVIDAYGVEALNDAIIAYEPIWAIGTGKAATAEDAQRIHASIRALIAEKDAAVAEQVIIQYGGSVKPENAEAYFSQPDIDGALVGGASLDAKSFAAIAKAAAAAKA; encoded by the coding sequence ATGCGTCGTCCTGTAGTGATGGGTAACTGGAAACTTAACGGCAGTAAAGCAATGGTAAAAGAGTTGCTAACTGGCCTGAACGCAGAACTTGAAGGTGTGGAAGGTGTTGACGTAGCAGTAGCTCCACCAGCGCTTTACATCGATCTAGCTGAACGTGTTATCGCTGAAGGCGGTAACAAGATCATCCTAGGTGCTCAAAACACTGACCTAAACAACAGCGGTGCATTCACTGGCGATATGTCTCCAGAAATGCTGAAGGATTTCGGTGCTTCTCACATCATCATCGGCCACTCTGAGCGTCGTGAATACCACAACGAATCTGACGAGTTCATCGCGAAGAAATTTGCTTTCCTAAAAGAGAACGGCCTGAAGCCAGTTTTCTGTATTGGTGAATCTGAAGCTCAAAACGAAGCGGGCGAAACTGAAGCAGTTTGTGCACGTCAAATCAACGCAGTAATCGACGCATACGGTGTTGAAGCGCTAAACGACGCGATCATCGCATACGAGCCAATCTGGGCTATCGGTACTGGTAAAGCAGCAACAGCTGAAGATGCACAGCGCATCCACGCTTCTATCCGCGCTCTAATCGCAGAAAAAGACGCTGCAGTGGCTGAGCAAGTAATAATTCAATACGGTGGTTCTGTTAAGCCAGAGAACGCTGAAGCATACTTCTCACAACCAGACATCGACGGTGCTCTAGTGGGCGGTGCATCTCTAGATGCGAAGAGCTTCGCAGCCATCGCGAAAGCGGCAGCAGCAGCTAAAGCGTAA
- a CDS encoding MATE family efflux transporter, whose amino-acid sequence MQDKHGLLTGPIPLVLRQMTIPMTFGMVAILMFNLVDTFFISLLGTEALAAISYTFPVTFAVNCITMGIGMGLSTNIGRLLGQGQSIIAARFSSHGLLLAVLLVALASTLGLFTIEPLFLFLGAQQTLLPLIHQYMDIWYLTIPLLVVPMAGNSAIRATGDTKTPAKIMMLAGLINGVLDPLLIFGYGPFPELGIQGAAIASAMSWFGALIGSLYVLIKREKLLAWPCFKTLGVDWQQILKIGTPAALSNAMNPLSGAILMMLLSRHGTAAVAAYGAAQRVESILIIVLMSLTSTLTPFIAQNVGANNPQRSFAGLFLSMRFSLLFQFGIFIMMVPLSIPLAALFSQEQAVSDLLWHYLLVVPFSYGFQGIVMMLVSGLNALHEPLKAFQWSFMRLFIFTLPCAWLGSHWYDIEGLFAGIAVGNILGGILGYLYALKLRRQYLAQAI is encoded by the coding sequence ATGCAGGATAAACATGGCCTTTTAACTGGCCCCATCCCTCTCGTGCTTCGTCAGATGACCATTCCGATGACTTTCGGCATGGTAGCCATTCTGATGTTCAACTTGGTGGATACCTTCTTTATTTCTCTTTTGGGGACAGAAGCGCTAGCCGCCATCAGCTACACTTTCCCAGTCACATTCGCTGTTAACTGTATCACTATGGGAATAGGAATGGGATTATCGACCAATATCGGCCGCTTGCTGGGCCAAGGTCAGTCTATTATCGCGGCACGATTTTCTTCTCATGGATTATTGTTAGCCGTGTTACTTGTCGCCCTCGCCTCCACACTTGGGCTGTTTACCATCGAACCACTCTTCCTTTTTCTTGGTGCACAGCAAACCCTACTGCCTTTAATTCATCAGTATATGGATATCTGGTATCTGACCATCCCTCTTCTGGTCGTTCCTATGGCAGGAAACAGTGCGATTCGAGCCACAGGTGACACTAAGACGCCAGCTAAAATCATGATGCTAGCGGGTCTAATTAATGGTGTGCTCGACCCCTTACTCATCTTTGGTTATGGTCCATTCCCCGAGTTAGGCATTCAGGGAGCGGCCATTGCCAGTGCGATGAGCTGGTTTGGCGCGTTAATCGGATCCCTATATGTACTGATAAAAAGAGAGAAACTCCTAGCGTGGCCATGTTTTAAAACCCTTGGGGTAGATTGGCAGCAAATTTTAAAAATAGGCACACCTGCCGCTTTATCGAATGCAATGAATCCACTCTCAGGCGCTATCCTAATGATGTTGCTTTCCCGTCATGGCACCGCTGCAGTGGCCGCTTACGGTGCAGCTCAACGAGTGGAGTCCATTCTCATCATAGTATTGATGTCATTAACCTCAACCTTAACCCCATTCATCGCTCAAAACGTTGGCGCAAATAACCCTCAACGTAGTTTTGCCGGGTTATTCCTCAGCATGCGTTTCTCACTGCTATTCCAGTTCGGCATTTTTATTATGATGGTTCCACTGAGCATCCCACTGGCAGCACTTTTTTCTCAAGAGCAAGCGGTGAGTGATCTGCTATGGCACTATTTGCTAGTTGTGCCATTCAGTTACGGGTTTCAGGGAATCGTAATGATGCTGGTGTCCGGGCTAAACGCACTCCATGAGCCGCTCAAAGCATTCCAATGGAGCTTTATGCGTCTATTCATCTTTACCTTACCTTGCGCTTGGCTCGGTAGTCATTGGTATGACATAGAAGGGCTATTTGCGGGCATCGCAGTGGGAAACATTCTCGGAGGCATTCTGGGGTATCTTTATGCTCTTAAGCTTAGGCGTCAATATTTAGCTCAAGCTATATAG
- the rraA gene encoding ribonuclease E activity regulator RraA encodes MEYNTSALCDIYSEQVDVVEPMFSNFGGSASFAGQITTVKCFEDNGLIREVLEQDGLGRILLIDGGGSLRRALIDAELASLAEENEWEGLIVYGCVREVDELEDMSIGIQALASIPAGATSQAIGEVDVAVNFGGVTFLPEDYLYADNTGVILSQEPLDVDLDTEDDELNADE; translated from the coding sequence ATGGAATACAATACATCGGCTTTATGCGACATTTACTCAGAACAAGTGGATGTAGTTGAACCAATGTTTAGCAACTTTGGTGGCAGTGCCTCGTTTGCTGGACAGATCACGACGGTGAAGTGTTTTGAAGACAACGGTCTGATTCGAGAAGTCCTCGAACAGGATGGTTTAGGCCGCATATTACTCATTGATGGTGGTGGCTCATTGCGCCGTGCATTAATTGATGCTGAGCTAGCTTCACTGGCTGAAGAAAATGAGTGGGAGGGCTTAATCGTCTACGGATGTGTACGTGAAGTCGATGAACTGGAAGATATGAGCATCGGAATTCAAGCCCTAGCTTCAATTCCGGCTGGAGCAACTTCCCAAGCAATTGGAGAAGTGGACGTCGCGGTGAACTTTGGCGGAGTCACTTTCTTGCCCGAAGATTATCTATATGCAGACAATACAGGAGTGATTTTGTCGCAAGAGCCGCTTGATGTGGACCTAGATACCGAAGACGATGAACTCAATGCAGACGAATAA
- a CDS encoding 1,4-dihydroxy-2-naphthoate polyprenyltransferase, whose amino-acid sequence MKQSLRIWLDAARPKTLPLALVSILTGSVLAYSTHQFSLMITVLAFVTATLLQILSNLANDYGDAVKGTDNDNRLGPMRAIQSGAVTQTDMKHAIVINIVLTMVAGLSLVFYALDSLQSILAFIGLGVLAIVAAIAYTVGNKPYGYVGLGDVSVFIFFGLLGVAGTFFLHTGIVAPLLILPAVGCGLLAVAVLNINNMRDIENDQECGKRTVAVRLGQKNAKHYHSALLVGALVAFIGYLIVQPVPVWLSLPFLLSVLVIYKHGRAVWQAKKPAQIAPMMPVVVKCSLVTNLLFAGVVIAQTLVS is encoded by the coding sequence ATGAAACAGTCTTTACGTATTTGGCTAGATGCCGCTCGCCCTAAAACGCTGCCATTGGCTCTGGTGTCCATTTTAACAGGTAGTGTTCTCGCGTATTCCACCCATCAGTTTTCTTTAATGATTACTGTGTTGGCGTTTGTGACAGCAACGTTATTGCAAATCTTGTCCAATTTAGCCAATGACTATGGTGATGCCGTTAAAGGCACCGACAACGACAATCGACTTGGGCCAATGCGCGCTATTCAGTCGGGGGCAGTGACACAGACGGATATGAAGCACGCTATTGTGATTAATATCGTCCTAACCATGGTGGCTGGACTGTCTCTGGTCTTTTATGCGCTCGATAGTTTACAGAGTATTCTGGCTTTTATTGGCTTAGGTGTGCTGGCAATTGTTGCTGCTATCGCGTACACGGTGGGGAATAAACCTTACGGCTATGTAGGACTTGGTGATGTATCGGTATTTATTTTCTTTGGTCTGCTCGGTGTGGCAGGGACTTTCTTCCTTCACACTGGAATTGTCGCGCCTTTGTTAATCTTACCAGCAGTCGGCTGTGGTTTACTTGCTGTTGCCGTTTTGAACATCAACAACATGCGAGACATAGAAAATGACCAAGAGTGCGGTAAGCGTACAGTCGCGGTTCGTCTCGGTCAGAAAAATGCTAAGCATTATCACAGCGCGTTGTTGGTTGGTGCTCTGGTTGCATTTATTGGTTACCTTATCGTTCAGCCTGTACCTGTCTGGTTGAGTTTGCCCTTTTTATTGAGTGTACTGGTGATTTACAAACATGGCCGAGCGGTATGGCAAGCGAAGAAGCCTGCTCAGATAGCCCCTATGATGCCAGTGGTTGTGAAATGCTCTCTGGTGACTAACTTATTGTTTGCGGGTGTGGTTATAGCTCAAACTCTGGTCAGTTAA
- the efp gene encoding elongation factor P — translation MATVSTNEFKGGLKIMLDNEPCVILENEYVKPGKGQAFNRVKIRKLLSGKVLEKTFKSGDTVEVADVMDIDLDYLYNDGEFYHFMNNETFEQIAADTKAVGENAKWLVENDTCMLTLWNGNPIVVTPPNFVELEVTETDPGLKGDTQGTGGKPATLTTGAVVRVPLFIAIGEVIKVDTRTGEYVGRVK, via the coding sequence ATGGCTACTGTTAGCACGAATGAATTCAAAGGCGGTCTTAAAATTATGCTTGATAATGAGCCTTGTGTCATTCTCGAAAACGAGTATGTAAAACCAGGCAAAGGTCAGGCATTCAACCGTGTTAAAATCCGTAAACTGCTTTCAGGTAAAGTTTTAGAGAAGACATTTAAGTCTGGCGACACAGTTGAAGTGGCAGACGTAATGGATATCGATCTTGACTACCTGTACAACGACGGTGAATTCTACCACTTCATGAACAATGAAACATTCGAACAAATCGCTGCTGACACGAAAGCGGTGGGTGAAAATGCGAAATGGTTGGTTGAAAACGATACTTGTATGCTGACACTATGGAATGGTAACCCAATCGTAGTGACGCCACCAAACTTCGTTGAGTTAGAAGTGACAGAAACCGATCCTGGCCTGAAAGGTGATACTCAAGGAACTGGCGGTAAGCCAGCAACACTGACAACAGGTGCTGTGGTTCGTGTTCCATTGTTCATCGCTATCGGTGAAGTGATCAAGGTAGATACGCGTACTGGTGAGTACGTTGGTCGAGTGAAGTAA
- the epmB gene encoding EF-P beta-lysylation protein EpmB, which produces MPHIITRKVDSVEQNWLKQLSNGISDPEKLLEQLEIDPSPWRSGFDARKLFAQRVPQSFIDRMEKGNPWDPLLRQVLPLSEEFEVHPGYSTDPLEEQDNQVPGLLHKYRNRALMIVKGGCAINCRYCFRRHFPYNENKGSKSVWLQSLDYVRQHPELNEIILSGGDPLMAKDEELQWLVDQIADIPHIKRLRIHSRLPVVIPDRITPTLIELLAATRLQVIMVTHINHANEINQQLRDALSTLRCSGVTLLNQGVMLKGVNDSVDVQVELSEALFDAGVLPYYIHVLDKVQGAAHFFISDQQAKQIMAGVIERVSGYLVPKLTREIGGRASKTPLDLHLE; this is translated from the coding sequence ATGCCGCACATCATAACCCGAAAAGTCGATTCTGTTGAGCAAAACTGGCTCAAACAGCTGTCGAATGGGATCTCTGATCCTGAAAAACTGCTTGAGCAGTTGGAAATCGATCCCTCTCCATGGCGAAGTGGTTTCGACGCTCGCAAGTTGTTCGCCCAGCGTGTACCGCAAAGTTTTATTGACCGAATGGAAAAAGGCAATCCGTGGGATCCTTTATTGCGTCAGGTTTTGCCTCTCTCAGAAGAGTTTGAGGTACACCCCGGCTACTCAACCGATCCCTTGGAAGAGCAAGATAACCAAGTTCCCGGATTACTGCATAAATACCGCAATCGCGCTTTGATGATCGTTAAAGGAGGCTGCGCAATCAACTGTCGATACTGCTTCCGTCGCCACTTTCCATATAACGAGAATAAAGGCAGTAAATCCGTCTGGTTGCAGAGCCTAGATTATGTACGCCAGCACCCTGAACTGAATGAAATCATTCTTTCAGGTGGGGATCCTCTGATGGCAAAGGATGAAGAGCTGCAATGGTTGGTTGATCAGATCGCGGATATTCCACACATTAAACGGTTGAGAATTCACTCTCGTCTGCCCGTTGTGATTCCAGATCGAATCACGCCTACGTTGATCGAGCTGTTAGCAGCAACCCGTTTGCAAGTGATTATGGTTACTCACATCAATCACGCCAATGAAATCAATCAGCAACTAAGAGATGCCTTAAGTACACTACGATGTTCAGGTGTTACCCTACTTAATCAAGGAGTGATGCTCAAAGGCGTCAATGACAGCGTTGATGTACAAGTGGAGCTCAGCGAAGCATTATTTGATGCAGGTGTACTGCCCTACTACATTCATGTATTAGATAAAGTACAAGGCGCAGCCCACTTTTTCATTTCAGATCAGCAAGCGAAGCAAATTATGGCGGGTGTGATTGAGCGAGTGTCTGGCTATCTGGTTCCTAAGTTAACGCGCGAAATCGGTGGCCGAGCCAGCAAAACCCCTCTGGATCTCCATTTAGAATAA
- a CDS encoding type II secretion system protein, giving the protein MKSKQGFTLIELVIVIVVLGILAITALPRLLNLQSNARISALQGLKGAMQGANEQVIGIASAQNLNALSNATLTLEGDSVDIGYGYPKADNANAWSQLLDTTTEDATFGADGADWYFSNTDPNDGIILYMPADRRQSTQNCYLQYREATSAAEPNFVLTTTGC; this is encoded by the coding sequence ATGAAAAGCAAACAAGGTTTCACTCTAATCGAACTGGTTATCGTCATTGTGGTATTGGGTATTCTGGCCATCACGGCCCTGCCTCGCCTACTTAATTTGCAATCCAATGCACGCATATCCGCTTTACAAGGGCTAAAAGGAGCCATGCAAGGGGCGAATGAACAAGTTATTGGAATTGCCTCGGCGCAGAACCTGAACGCGCTCTCCAACGCAACCTTGACTCTAGAGGGTGACAGCGTCGATATAGGTTATGGCTATCCAAAAGCCGATAATGCTAATGCTTGGTCTCAGCTTTTGGACACAACGACTGAAGATGCCACCTTCGGCGCGGATGGTGCTGATTGGTACTTCAGCAATACCGATCCCAATGATGGTATCATTCTCTACATGCCCGCAGACCGACGCCAAAGCACGCAAAATTGCTACCTGCAATACCGTGAAGCCACTTCAGCTGCGGAGCCTAACTTTGTTTTGACCACGACGGGTTGTTAA